The Longimicrobiales bacterium genome window below encodes:
- the cmk gene encoding (d)CMP kinase, with product MIIAIDGPAGSGKSSTARAVARRLGFRHLDSGAFYRALTLAAQRAGIPVGEWPSLAGDDLDRLGVRGVPGDGGFRMLIGAEDVGDAIREPAVNAHVSAMAKVPAVRSWLLGRLRGAAEGVDLVSEGRDIGTVVFPDAELKIFLVADPRERARRRLVQQGVAEPAPAELAAETERLLERDRVDSSRAVAPLRKADDAVELDTTGLSFEEQVDRIVFLALERREQLERREQPGQS from the coding sequence ATGATCATCGCGATCGACGGGCCCGCCGGCAGCGGAAAGAGCTCGACGGCGCGCGCCGTCGCCCGGCGCCTCGGCTTCCGTCACCTCGATTCCGGGGCGTTCTACCGTGCACTCACCCTGGCCGCGCAGCGAGCCGGGATCCCGGTGGGCGAATGGCCATCGCTCGCAGGAGACGACCTCGACCGCCTCGGCGTGCGGGGTGTGCCGGGCGACGGCGGGTTCCGCATGCTGATCGGCGCGGAGGATGTCGGCGACGCGATCCGGGAGCCGGCCGTGAACGCCCATGTCTCGGCGATGGCGAAAGTCCCTGCCGTGCGCTCGTGGCTGCTCGGACGCCTGCGGGGCGCCGCCGAAGGGGTGGACCTCGTCTCCGAGGGGCGTGACATCGGGACGGTCGTCTTCCCGGACGCGGAGCTGAAGATCTTCCTGGTCGCGGACCCACGGGAGCGGGCCCGGCGGCGCCTGGTACAGCAGGGGGTCGCGGAGCCCGCTCCGGCCGAGCTTGCGGCGGAGACCGAACGGCTGCTGGAGCGCGACCGGGTCGACAGCTCCCGGGCCGTGGCACCGCTGAGGAAGGCGGATGACGCGGTGGAGCTGGATACGACGGGGCTGAGCTTCGAGGAGCAGGTGGATCGGATCGTATTTCTCGCGCTGGAACGGCGGGAACAGCTGGAGAGGCGGGAACAGCCGGGGCAGAGTTAG